In Deinococcus maricopensis DSM 21211, one genomic interval encodes:
- a CDS encoding NAD-dependent epimerase/dehydratase family protein — MPETPQRILVTGAAGYLASWIVEDLLRNGHTVHGTVRHLKDHSKIQHLTDLAARYPQRLLLFEADLLSEGSFDQAMQGCSVVIHTASPYFLDRPRDVEQQLIQPALGGTRNVLAAVKRTETIKRVVLTSSIAALYNDACDLSGVDGQTVQEGDVNPNTRKTHNPYAYSKTIAEQAAWEECRQQQRWDLVSMHPGAIFGPSLSKRPDATSVGMMMQFLNGTYRQGVPRLWLGLVDVRDAARAHVRAATLAEAHHRYIVVAESLRLLEIARLMRVREFGVEDKLPQAEVPKGLMWLMGPMVGLQRRYIARNVNFPVHFNNQRSQTELGVHYRAPAETLNDHIRQLVGDGLIRA, encoded by the coding sequence ATGCCTGAGACGCCACAACGCATCCTGGTGACCGGCGCGGCCGGTTACCTAGCCTCCTGGATCGTGGAGGATCTGCTCCGCAACGGCCACACTGTTCACGGCACGGTGCGCCACCTGAAGGACCACAGCAAGATTCAGCACCTGACCGACTTGGCAGCCAGGTACCCGCAGCGCCTCCTGCTGTTCGAAGCAGACCTCCTGAGCGAAGGAAGCTTCGATCAGGCCATGCAGGGCTGTTCGGTCGTGATTCACACGGCCTCCCCCTACTTCCTCGATCGGCCGCGTGACGTGGAGCAGCAATTGATTCAGCCTGCACTCGGCGGAACCCGAAATGTGCTCGCCGCCGTAAAACGCACCGAAACCATCAAGCGTGTGGTGCTGACGAGCAGCATCGCAGCCCTGTACAACGACGCCTGCGACCTGAGCGGTGTGGACGGTCAGACCGTGCAGGAGGGCGACGTCAACCCGAACACCCGCAAGACGCACAACCCGTACGCGTATTCCAAGACGATTGCCGAACAGGCCGCCTGGGAAGAATGTCGGCAGCAGCAGCGCTGGGACCTGGTGTCGATGCATCCGGGCGCCATCTTCGGTCCTTCGCTGTCCAAGCGTCCGGACGCGACCAGTGTCGGCATGATGATGCAGTTCCTGAATGGCACCTACCGTCAAGGCGTCCCCAGACTCTGGCTGGGGCTGGTGGACGTGCGGGACGCCGCCCGGGCTCACGTGCGCGCTGCAACGCTCGCCGAAGCGCACCACCGGTACATTGTGGTGGCCGAGAGCCTCAGGCTCCTGGAGATCGCCCGGTTGATGCGGGTGCGTGAATTTGGCGTTGAGGACAAGCTGCCACAGGCCGAAGTGCCCAAAGGGCTCATGTGGTTGATGGGACCGATGGTCGGATTGCAGCGACGCTACATTGCACGTAATGTCAACTTCCCTGTTCACTTCAACAACCAGCGCAGCCAGACGGAACTGGGCGTGCATTACCGCGCCCCGGCTGAAACCTTGAATGACCATATTCGGCAGCTGGTCGGTGATGGGCTCATCCGGGCATGA
- a CDS encoding helix-turn-helix transcriptional regulator, producing the protein MNNHIRALRKQRGWTQSDLAEQLDVSRQTINAIETGKYDPSLPLAFRISLLFAARIEDIFLFQESAGQ; encoded by the coding sequence GTGAATAACCACATTCGGGCCCTGCGGAAGCAGCGGGGCTGGACGCAATCCGACCTGGCAGAGCAACTGGACGTGTCACGTCAGACCATCAATGCCATTGAGACGGGCAAATACGACCCGAGCCTGCCGCTTGCCTTTCGGATCAGCCTTTTGTTTGCGGCCCGCATTGAGGACATCTTCCTGTTTCAGGAATCTGCGGGCCAGTAA
- a CDS encoding FUSC family protein, with protein sequence MRYVREFLQLAPAQRDHLPAGRIALGVALPLLLLLSLNRLDLTIYASFAAFTGIYARHEPLSSRFRHQLTSAVLLLTCEAFGWWLAATHIGPWGLALAAAVTSGVGAVLAAALGLRPAGSLFFVFAVTSIASLPKPAPFGLAMGVGVAAAAFSVTLGVLGARFSERTRPDELHLPPPNSLREVELTWHGLRHTLAALLGGAAAALLAAFGHGAWAVVAAVAPISAQDHQGRVKRGIQRIVGTLLGVVFSAVLLAVPWQPWAQVVWIVTLQFLAELFVARNYSVALLFVTPLALLMTQLAHPSGTWGLLASRTVETVVGAAIGLGVVWVVRSAEERRSV encoded by the coding sequence ATGCGCTACGTACGAGAATTCCTGCAGCTGGCGCCGGCACAGCGTGACCACCTGCCCGCCGGCCGCATCGCCCTGGGCGTCGCGCTGCCGCTGCTGCTCCTGCTGTCCCTGAACCGCCTCGACCTCACCATCTACGCCTCGTTTGCGGCGTTCACCGGCATCTACGCGCGGCACGAACCCCTCAGCTCCCGCTTCCGGCATCAACTGACCAGCGCGGTCCTGCTCCTGACCTGCGAGGCCTTCGGATGGTGGCTCGCCGCAACGCACATCGGCCCCTGGGGCCTCGCCCTGGCCGCCGCCGTCACCTCCGGTGTGGGCGCCGTCCTGGCCGCCGCACTGGGATTACGACCCGCCGGATCGTTGTTTTTCGTGTTCGCCGTCACGAGCATCGCGAGCCTCCCGAAGCCAGCGCCGTTCGGGCTGGCCATGGGCGTTGGCGTGGCCGCCGCGGCATTCAGTGTGACGCTCGGCGTTCTGGGCGCGCGCTTCTCGGAACGCACCCGCCCGGACGAACTGCACCTGCCACCCCCGAACTCGCTGCGCGAGGTGGAACTGACGTGGCACGGCCTGCGCCATACGCTGGCGGCCCTGCTGGGCGGCGCCGCGGCCGCCCTGCTTGCCGCGTTCGGGCACGGGGCATGGGCCGTGGTGGCCGCCGTCGCGCCTATCTCCGCTCAGGACCACCAGGGCCGCGTCAAACGCGGGATTCAGCGGATTGTCGGAACCCTGCTGGGCGTGGTGTTCTCCGCTGTGCTGCTGGCGGTGCCGTGGCAGCCGTGGGCCCAGGTGGTGTGGATCGTGACCCTGCAGTTCCTCGCGGAACTGTTCGTGGCGAGAAACTACAGCGTCGCGCTGCTGTTCGTCACCCCGCTGGCGCTCCTGATGACGCAGCTCGCGCACCCGTCCGGCACCTGGGGGCTGCTGGCATCACGCACCGTCGAAACAGTGGTCGGGGCCGCCATCGGCCTTGGCGTCGTGTGGGTCGTCCGTTCCGCCGAGGAACGCCGATCCGTCTGA
- a CDS encoding DUF2239 family protein — MDDRTYTAFSGPNLLITAPLPDLLRTLKTHHDQHGAPTLIFDDHTGQQVDFDLRGTLDDVLQRHLPPPAKKGPGRPKLGVTSREVTLLPRHWAWLDEQRGGASATLRRLIDDARKLQPDPQGAARAAEAAGRFMTALAGDLPHYEEASRALYAGQGDRLDALTADWPADIRAHTLRLAAPALHRPETPAAPENAEPLS; from the coding sequence ATGGACGACCGCACCTACACCGCCTTCAGCGGCCCGAACCTGCTCATCACCGCGCCGCTCCCCGATCTGCTGCGTACCCTCAAAACCCACCACGACCAGCACGGCGCCCCCACCCTGATCTTCGACGACCACACCGGCCAGCAGGTCGACTTCGACCTGCGCGGCACCCTTGACGACGTCCTCCAACGCCACTTGCCCCCACCCGCCAAAAAAGGCCCGGGCCGCCCAAAACTCGGCGTCACCTCCCGCGAAGTCACCCTGCTCCCCCGACACTGGGCGTGGCTCGACGAGCAACGCGGCGGCGCGTCCGCCACCCTGCGCCGCCTGATCGACGACGCCCGCAAACTCCAGCCCGACCCGCAGGGCGCCGCGCGCGCCGCTGAAGCCGCCGGACGCTTCATGACCGCCCTCGCCGGCGACCTCCCACACTACGAGGAAGCTTCACGCGCCCTCTACGCCGGGCAGGGCGACCGCCTCGACGCGCTCACCGCCGACTGGCCCGCTGACATCCGCGCGCACACCCTGCGCCTCGCCGCGCCCGCCCTGCACCGACCCGAAACGCCTGCCGCGCCCGAAAACGCCGAACCGCTCAGCTGA